The Salvia miltiorrhiza cultivar Shanhuang (shh) chromosome 1, IMPLAD_Smil_shh, whole genome shotgun sequence genome has a window encoding:
- the LOC131006526 gene encoding uncharacterized protein LOC131006526 isoform X2, translating to MESTLKKYFGFSTFRPYQKEIVESILQGKDCLVVMATGSGKSLCYQVPPLILKKTAVVISPLISLMQDQVMALKQRDIRAEYLSSAQNDLNAYANAERGRYDILYMTPEKACTLPSSFWSRLLDYGICLLAVDEAHCISEWGHNFRMEYKQLDKLRDVLSNVPFVGLTATATEKVRDDVVKSLKLQSPHITIGSFDRQNLFYSCKSFVKGSAFLNELVAEISTCVNKTESTIIYCITVKDVEEIFVTLKEARVQSGMYHGQMSNKAREDSHRSFIRDEFYVMVATIAFGMGIDKPDIRHVIHYGCPKSLESYYQESGRCGRDGVPSYCRLYYTRSDFGKGEFYCSEARTADQRKAIMDSFAAAQRYCMVTTCRRNFLLGYFGEKYSSSSCGSCDNCTSSKKEIDMSREAFLLMACIQSCGGHWGLNLPVDVLRGSRSKKILDAQFDKIPFHGLGKDISANWWKALSSQLISQDYLVETFKDIYKTVRVGPKGIQFLNSCNPDYQPPLYITLTPELAGDDAVRVATGNGIVDNLGQDSDGLSQVEDKLYKMLLEERMKLAKAHGTAPYALCGDQTLRRITLMRPSTRARLANIDGVNQHFLNTYGDRLLQIIRQLSQELSLHLDGEPRAESPMPSKAATIHRKKSLTPAKFDAWKMWQEDGLTPQKIANHPSRAAPIKEDTVLVYIIEAGREGCPIDWARLCLEVGLTQEIFNNIQEAVSKVGTNLKPIKNELPEEVTYNQIKVCLVMQEMGISAEVIASNHQQSCKVDNSKKEMSELSGRSSLPSQTDSVENQTKVDSAVNNNSAGKFEDADNLTCSRKRQKLEEPEAVQSVAMEATEDSLLDWLKNFKDGVLLSDILEHFHGSREESVIDLLNGLEE from the exons ATGGAGTCCACTCTCAAA AAATACTTCGGGTTCTCCACATTCCGACCTTACCAGAAAGAAATTGTGGAGAGTATTCTGCAAGGTAAAGATTGCTTAGTGGTTATGGCGACCGGCAGTGGCAAGTCATTGTG CTATCAGGTGCCTCCTTTAATATTGAAAAAGACTGCTGTAGTGATAAGTCCGCTTATATCCTTAATGCAGGATCAG GTCATGGCCTTGAAGCAACGGGATATACGAGCGGAGTATCTTTCTAGTGCTCAGAATGATCTGAATGCCTATGCTAATGCTGAGAGAGGTCGATATGATATTCTGTACATGACACCAGAGAAGGCCTGTACGCTTCCGAGCAG TTTCTGGTCAAGATTACTAGATTATGGAATTTGCTTATTAGCTGTTGACGAAGCACATTGCATATCAGAGTGGGGACATAACTTCAG GATGGAATACAAACAATTAGACAAACTGCGTGATGTTCTTTCAAATGTTCCATTTGTTGGATTAACAGCAACAGCTACTGAAAA GGTTCGTGATGATGTCGTAAAGTCATTGAAGTTGCAATCTCCCCATATAACCATTGGCTCATTCGACCGTCAGAATCTCTTCTATAGTTGCAAATCTTTTGTCAAGGGCAGTGCTTTTTTGAACGAACTTGTGGCAGAAATCTCTACCTGTGTTAATAAAACAGAATCAACTATAATATACTGTATTACTGTCAAAGATGTGGAAGAG ATCTTTGTGACCCTTAAGGAAGCAAGAGTTCAGTCTGGAATGTACCATGGACAGATGTCTAATAAAGCACGTGAGGACTCCCACAG ATCCTTCATCAGAGATGAGTTTTATGTTATGGTTGCAACTATAGCTTTCGGGATGGGCATTGACAAGCCTGATATAAGACATGTGATACACTATGGCTGCCCAAAGAGTTTGGAATCATATTATCAGGAAAGTGGGCGTTGTGGTAGAGATGGGGTTCCTTCGTACTGCCGGCTATATTACACAAGAAGTGATTTTGGGAAGGGTGAATTTTATTGTTCTGAAGCACGCACA GCAGACCAAAGAAAAGCAATAATGGATTCATTTGCGGCAGCACAACGTTATTGCATGGTGACAACCTGCAGAAGAAATTTTCTCTTAGGATACTTTGGAGAGAAATACTCATCGTCTAGCTGTG GGAGTTGCGACAATTGCACCAGCTCTAAAAAAGAGATTGATATGTCTAGAGAGGCATTTCTTCTTATGGCTTGCATTCAATCATGCGGGGGACACTGGGGTCTCAATTTGCCTGTTGATGTTCTTCGCGGATCTAGA TCCAAGAAAATTCTTGATGCTCAGTTTGATAAGATTCCGTTCCATGGCTTAGGAAAAGATATTTCAGCTAATTGGTGGAAGGCACTATCTTCTCAATTAATTTCACAAG ATTATTTGGTGGAAACCTTCAAAGATATATACAAAACTGTAAG AGTTGGACCGAAAGGAATTCAGTTTTTGAATTCCTGCAACCCTGATTATCAACCTCCATTATATATAACATTGACTCCGGAATTGGCTGGTGATGATGCAGTCAGAGTTGCAACTGGTAATGGGATTGTTGACAATTTGGGTCAGGATTCTGATGGATTATCCCAG GTTGAAGATAAGCTCTATAAAATGCTTCTGGAAGAGAGAATGAAACTTGCAAAAGCACATGGAACTGCTCC GTATGCATTATGTGGTGATCAAACATTAAGAAGGATTACATTGATGAGGCCTTCAACAAGAGCAAGGCTAGCAAATATTGATGGTGTGAACCAG CACTTTTTAAATACATATGGAGATCGTTTGCTGCAAATCATTAGGCAGCTATCACAAGAACTGAGTCTTCATTTGGATGGGGAGCCAAGGGCAGAATCTCCAATGCCAAGTAAGGCTGCAACGATTCACAGGAAAAAAAGCTTGACACCAGCAAAGTTCGACGCCTGGAAAATGTGGCAAGAAGATGGCCTTACACCCCAAAAAATTGCT AATCATCCAAGTAGAGCAGCTCCAATAAAAGAAGACACAGTCTTGGTGTATATTATTGAAGCCGGAAGAGAGGGATGTCCCATTGACTGGGCCAGATTATGTCTAGAGGTTGGACTGACGCAGGAGATATTCAACAACATTCAGGAAGCTGTGTCAAAAGTTGGGACAAATTTAAAAcctataaaaaatgaattaccTGAAGAA GTAACCTACAATCAGATAAAGGTCTGCTTGGTGATGCAAGAGATGGGAATATCAGCTGAAGTAATTGCATCTAACCATCAACAAAGCTGCAAAGTAGATAACTCCAAGAAAGAGATGTCAGAACTCTCCGGAAGATCCAGCCTTCCATCCCAGACTGACAGTGTCGAAAATCAGACAAAAGTTGATAGTGCGGTGAATAATAATTCAGCCGGAAAATTTGAGGATGCAGATAATTTAACTTGCTCTAGGAAACGCCAGAAACTTGAGGAACCAGAAGCAGTGCAGTCTGTTGCTATGGAAGCTACTGAGGATTCTTTACTTGACTGGCTCAAGAACTTCAAAGATGGG GTACTGCTGTCGGATATTCTGGAGCATTTCCATGGATCGAGAGAAGAGTCAGTGATCGACCTCCTAAATGGCCTTGAGG AATGA
- the LOC131006526 gene encoding uncharacterized protein LOC131006526 isoform X1, which produces MESTLKKYFGFSTFRPYQKEIVESILQGKDCLVVMATGSGKSLCYQVPPLILKKTAVVISPLISLMQDQVMALKQRDIRAEYLSSAQNDLNAYANAERGRYDILYMTPEKACTLPSSFWSRLLDYGICLLAVDEAHCISEWGHNFRMEYKQLDKLRDVLSNVPFVGLTATATEKVRDDVVKSLKLQSPHITIGSFDRQNLFYSCKSFVKGSAFLNELVAEISTCVNKTESTIIYCITVKDVEEIFVTLKEARVQSGMYHGQMSNKAREDSHRSFIRDEFYVMVATIAFGMGIDKPDIRHVIHYGCPKSLESYYQESGRCGRDGVPSYCRLYYTRSDFGKGEFYCSEARTADQRKAIMDSFAAAQRYCMVTTCRRNFLLGYFGEKYSSSSCGSCDNCTSSKKEIDMSREAFLLMACIQSCGGHWGLNLPVDVLRGSRSKKILDAQFDKIPFHGLGKDISANWWKALSSQLISQDYLVETFKDIYKTVRVGPKGIQFLNSCNPDYQPPLYITLTPELAGDDAVRVATGNGIVDNLGQDSDGLSQVEDKLYKMLLEERMKLAKAHGTAPYALCGDQTLRRITLMRPSTRARLANIDGVNQHFLNTYGDRLLQIIRQLSQELSLHLDGEPRAESPMPSKAATIHRKKSLTPAKFDAWKMWQEDGLTPQKIANHPSRAAPIKEDTVLVYIIEAGREGCPIDWARLCLEVGLTQEIFNNIQEAVSKVGTNLKPIKNELPEEVTYNQIKVCLVMQEMGISAEVIASNHQQSCKVDNSKKEMSELSGRSSLPSQTDSVENQTKVDSAVNNNSAGKFEDADNLTCSRKRQKLEEPEAVQSVAMEATEDSLLDWLKNFKDGVLLSDILEHFHGSREESVIDLLNGLEGEFLIFRKNNLYHLM; this is translated from the exons ATGGAGTCCACTCTCAAA AAATACTTCGGGTTCTCCACATTCCGACCTTACCAGAAAGAAATTGTGGAGAGTATTCTGCAAGGTAAAGATTGCTTAGTGGTTATGGCGACCGGCAGTGGCAAGTCATTGTG CTATCAGGTGCCTCCTTTAATATTGAAAAAGACTGCTGTAGTGATAAGTCCGCTTATATCCTTAATGCAGGATCAG GTCATGGCCTTGAAGCAACGGGATATACGAGCGGAGTATCTTTCTAGTGCTCAGAATGATCTGAATGCCTATGCTAATGCTGAGAGAGGTCGATATGATATTCTGTACATGACACCAGAGAAGGCCTGTACGCTTCCGAGCAG TTTCTGGTCAAGATTACTAGATTATGGAATTTGCTTATTAGCTGTTGACGAAGCACATTGCATATCAGAGTGGGGACATAACTTCAG GATGGAATACAAACAATTAGACAAACTGCGTGATGTTCTTTCAAATGTTCCATTTGTTGGATTAACAGCAACAGCTACTGAAAA GGTTCGTGATGATGTCGTAAAGTCATTGAAGTTGCAATCTCCCCATATAACCATTGGCTCATTCGACCGTCAGAATCTCTTCTATAGTTGCAAATCTTTTGTCAAGGGCAGTGCTTTTTTGAACGAACTTGTGGCAGAAATCTCTACCTGTGTTAATAAAACAGAATCAACTATAATATACTGTATTACTGTCAAAGATGTGGAAGAG ATCTTTGTGACCCTTAAGGAAGCAAGAGTTCAGTCTGGAATGTACCATGGACAGATGTCTAATAAAGCACGTGAGGACTCCCACAG ATCCTTCATCAGAGATGAGTTTTATGTTATGGTTGCAACTATAGCTTTCGGGATGGGCATTGACAAGCCTGATATAAGACATGTGATACACTATGGCTGCCCAAAGAGTTTGGAATCATATTATCAGGAAAGTGGGCGTTGTGGTAGAGATGGGGTTCCTTCGTACTGCCGGCTATATTACACAAGAAGTGATTTTGGGAAGGGTGAATTTTATTGTTCTGAAGCACGCACA GCAGACCAAAGAAAAGCAATAATGGATTCATTTGCGGCAGCACAACGTTATTGCATGGTGACAACCTGCAGAAGAAATTTTCTCTTAGGATACTTTGGAGAGAAATACTCATCGTCTAGCTGTG GGAGTTGCGACAATTGCACCAGCTCTAAAAAAGAGATTGATATGTCTAGAGAGGCATTTCTTCTTATGGCTTGCATTCAATCATGCGGGGGACACTGGGGTCTCAATTTGCCTGTTGATGTTCTTCGCGGATCTAGA TCCAAGAAAATTCTTGATGCTCAGTTTGATAAGATTCCGTTCCATGGCTTAGGAAAAGATATTTCAGCTAATTGGTGGAAGGCACTATCTTCTCAATTAATTTCACAAG ATTATTTGGTGGAAACCTTCAAAGATATATACAAAACTGTAAG AGTTGGACCGAAAGGAATTCAGTTTTTGAATTCCTGCAACCCTGATTATCAACCTCCATTATATATAACATTGACTCCGGAATTGGCTGGTGATGATGCAGTCAGAGTTGCAACTGGTAATGGGATTGTTGACAATTTGGGTCAGGATTCTGATGGATTATCCCAG GTTGAAGATAAGCTCTATAAAATGCTTCTGGAAGAGAGAATGAAACTTGCAAAAGCACATGGAACTGCTCC GTATGCATTATGTGGTGATCAAACATTAAGAAGGATTACATTGATGAGGCCTTCAACAAGAGCAAGGCTAGCAAATATTGATGGTGTGAACCAG CACTTTTTAAATACATATGGAGATCGTTTGCTGCAAATCATTAGGCAGCTATCACAAGAACTGAGTCTTCATTTGGATGGGGAGCCAAGGGCAGAATCTCCAATGCCAAGTAAGGCTGCAACGATTCACAGGAAAAAAAGCTTGACACCAGCAAAGTTCGACGCCTGGAAAATGTGGCAAGAAGATGGCCTTACACCCCAAAAAATTGCT AATCATCCAAGTAGAGCAGCTCCAATAAAAGAAGACACAGTCTTGGTGTATATTATTGAAGCCGGAAGAGAGGGATGTCCCATTGACTGGGCCAGATTATGTCTAGAGGTTGGACTGACGCAGGAGATATTCAACAACATTCAGGAAGCTGTGTCAAAAGTTGGGACAAATTTAAAAcctataaaaaatgaattaccTGAAGAA GTAACCTACAATCAGATAAAGGTCTGCTTGGTGATGCAAGAGATGGGAATATCAGCTGAAGTAATTGCATCTAACCATCAACAAAGCTGCAAAGTAGATAACTCCAAGAAAGAGATGTCAGAACTCTCCGGAAGATCCAGCCTTCCATCCCAGACTGACAGTGTCGAAAATCAGACAAAAGTTGATAGTGCGGTGAATAATAATTCAGCCGGAAAATTTGAGGATGCAGATAATTTAACTTGCTCTAGGAAACGCCAGAAACTTGAGGAACCAGAAGCAGTGCAGTCTGTTGCTATGGAAGCTACTGAGGATTCTTTACTTGACTGGCTCAAGAACTTCAAAGATGGG GTACTGCTGTCGGATATTCTGGAGCATTTCCATGGATCGAGAGAAGAGTCAGTGATCGACCTCCTAAATGGCCTTGAGGGTGAGTTTTTGATATTCAGGAAGAACAATCTTTATCATCTGATGTAA
- the LOC131006528 gene encoding calcium uniporter protein 5, mitochondrial-like, with protein sequence MWRTPAIDLLRRVARPATALRGPAYRLISGGGGGDAKAMSHAEAKRLMRLANVEALKEKLGKEDREVIPYDELLKVCRTMGVASTTDDAAAFARVLDDAGVVLLFRDKVYLHPDKVVDLVRKAVPLAMVAEEEAEAWKAELQKLQEKKEEIDMAAHKQVRRILWTGLGLAVVQVGLFFRLTFWEFSWDVMEPIAFFTTSAGIVIGYAYFMFTSRDPSYQDLLMRLFLSRQRKLIKTHNFDIVRFVQLQKHCRTPQYTCASVKRRIGIDVDPDDLLPGHSNQN encoded by the exons ATGTGGCGAACTCCGGCGATCGATCTTCTGCGACGGGTGGCGCGGCCCGCCACTGCTCTCCGTGGACCTGCGTACAGGTTGATCAGTGGTGGCGGTGGCGGAGATGCGAAAGCGATGAGCCATGCGGAGGCGAAGCGGCTGATGCGGCTGGCGAATGTAGAGGCGCTCAAGGAGAAGCTGGGGAAAGAAGACAGGGAAGTTATACCCTACGACGAGCTCCTCAAAGTCTGCCGCACCATGGGCGTCGCCAGCACCACCGAcgacgccgccgccttcgcTCGGGTGCTCGACGACGCCGGCGTCGTCCTGCTCTTCCGCGATAAAGTTTACCTCCATCCTGATAAg GTGGTTGATCTGGTGAGGAAGGCAGTGCCTCTAGCCATGGTAGCGGAGGAGGAGGCGGAAGCGTGGAAGGCGGAGCTCCAGAAGCtgcaagaaaagaaagaagagaTCGACATGGCTGCACACAAGCAGGTGCGGCGCATACTGTGGACAGGCTTGGGGCTGGCTGTGGTGCAGGTTGGCCTCTTCTTCCGCCTCACCTTCTGGGAGTTCTCGTGGGACGTCATGGAGCCCATCGCCTTCTTCACCACCTCAGCAGGTATCGTCATAGGCTACGCCTACTTCATGTTCACTTCCAGAGACCCCAGCTACCAGGACCTGCTCATGAGGCTCTTCCTCTCCAGGCAGAGGAAGCTCATCAAGACCCACAACTTCGACATTGTGAGGTTTGTCCAGCTGCAGAAGCACTGCAGGACGCCTCAGTATACATGTGCATCCGTCAAGAGGCGGATTGGCATCGACGTTGATCCAGATGATCTTCTGCCTGGCCATTCTAACCAAAACTAA
- the LOC131006529 gene encoding cytochrome P450 714C2-like, with translation MATPYLWSLFLSAAVILALRLLFQLYDVVVRQPRKLRSALRRQGLSGPPPAFLLGNILQMKRARDAAAKDAPAAGPPAAHNCGAALLPFFDQWRKQYGEVFLFSLGSTQIVHVTQPEMVREITTCTSLDLGKPTYQAKERGALLGQGILTSNGPHWVHQRKILAPELYMDKVKGMISLIQDSTMSLVESWRSLVKEDGGLAEIKIDQYMRSFSGDVISRACFGSNYSKGEEIFLKLRALQEVSSKKLFATGIGMRHLPTKSNREAWALEKEIKTLVLDVVKKRESAGFEKDLLQMVVEGARHSDLPQDAIDRFVVDNCKNIYLAGYETTAVSATWCLMLLAANPDWQDRIRNEVVDVCKGHLPDYEAARKMKLLTMAINESLRLYPPVSVVSREALKDMKFGKINVPKGVNLWTLVTTLHTDPEIWGADSYEFNPQRFANGITGACKFPYLYMPFGVGPRVCLGQNLALIELKILISLILSKFQISLSPKYVHSPLLNLVIEPRYGVDLLVKDL, from the exons ATGGCCACACCATATCTGTGGAGCCTCTTCCTTTCGGCCGCTGTGATCCTCGCTCTCCGGCTGCTTTTCCAGCTGTACGATGTCGTGGTGCGGCAGCCGCGGAAGCTGCGCTCCGCCCTGCGCCGCCAAGGCTTGTCCGGTCCGCCGCCGGCTTTTCTCCTCGGAAACATACTGCAGATGAAGAGGGCAAGAGACGCGGCTGCCAAGGACGCCCCCGCCGCCGGCCCCCCGGCAGCTCACAACTGCGGCGCCGCGCTGCTTCCCTTCTTCGACCAGTGGAGGAAGCAATACG GGGAAGTATTCCTTTTCTCGTTGGGGAGCACGCAAATCGTGCACGTGACCCAACCGGAGATGGTGAGGGAAATCACGACGTGCACGTCGCTGGATCTTGGGAAGCCGACGTATCAGGCGAAGGAGCGAGGCGCGTTGCTCGGACAAGGCATCCTTACCTCAAACGGACCTCACTGGGTTCACCAGAGGAAGATTCTTGCACCCGAGCTCTACATGGACAAAGTTAAG GGGATGATTAGTTTGATCCAAGATTCGACAATGTCGTTGGTGGAGTCGTGGAGGAGTTTAGTGAAGGAAGATGGTGGATTAGCAGAGATTAAGATTGATCAATACATGAGGAGTTTCTCAGGAGATGTGATATCGAGAGCTTGTTTTGGAAGCAATTACTCCAAAGGAGAAGAGATATTCTTGAAACTCAGAGCCCTGCAAGAAGTTTCCTCCAAGAAACTGTTTGCCACTGGAATAGGCATGAGGCATCTTCCCACAAAGAGCAACAGGGAGGCGTGGGCGTTGGAGAAGGAGATCAAAACCTTGGTTCTGGACGTGGTGAAGAAGAGAGAGTCAGCCGGATTCGAGAAGGATCTGCTGCAGATGGTGGTTGAAGGAGCCAGGCACAGTGATCTCCCCCAGGATGCCATTGATCGCTTCGTCGTCGACAACTGCAAGAACATATACTTAGCGGGCTACGAGACCACCGCCGTCTCCGCCACATGGTGCCTCATGCTGCTAGCCGCCAACCCCGACTGGCAGGACCGCATCCGCAACGAAGTCGTCGATGTCTGCAAGGGCCACCTCCCCGATTACGAGGCCGCCAGGAAAATGAAACTG ttGACAATGGCGATCAACGAGTCGCTGCGGTTGTATCCGCCGGTGTCGGTGGTGTCGAGGGAGGCCCTGAAGGACATGAAATTCGGGAAGATAAATGTGCCAAAGGGTGTGAATTTGTGGACACTGGTGACCACTTTGCATACCGATCCGGAGATTTGGGGAGCGGACTCGTACGAGTTCAACCCTCAGAGATTTGCGAATGGGATCACGGGCGCCTGCAAGTTTCCGTATTTGTACATGCCGTTTGGAGTTGGACCCCGCGTCTGCTTGGGCCAAAACCTCGCTCTCATCGAACTCAAGATCTTAATATCATTGATTCTCTCCAAATTTCAGATCTCCTTGTCGCCTAAATACGTCCATTCACCCTTGCTAAATTTGGTTATTGAGCCGCGATACGGAGTTGATCTTTTGGTTAAAGACTTGTAA